Genomic DNA from Fimbriimonas ginsengisoli Gsoil 348:
TCGACGAACGCGCTCGGATGGTCGCTAACTTCTACGCCCAAGGGGCCGATGAGCGGCCGCTGGGGAGCGGCGCCCGAGCAGGAGGACACGAGCGCCACGAAAGCCACCAACGTCTGGATCATGCCTAAGGTTAACGCGTTTACATCGTAATGTCAAGGGGTCATCGGCGAGGACGCCGACGCTACGGGCGGACCACTCATGCCACGATATCGCGTGGATATCCGCGCGATGAAACGGGAAGAGGTGGATTGGGCCGTCCAACTCGCGGCGAAAGAAGGGTGGAACCCGGGACTCAGTGACGCCGAGTGCTTCTACCGGACCGACCCCGAAGGATTCCTTATCGGACTGCTAGATGGAGAACCCGTGGGGTGCATCTCCGCCGTCCGGTATCCCGAAGGTTTCGGGTTCATGGGGTTCTACATCGTATTGCCCGAGCATCGGGGCAAGGGCTATAGCCTCGACCTATGGAAAGTGGCGATGGACCGAATGCAGGGGTACAACGCCGGCGGCGATGGCGTCGTCGAGATGATCCCGAAGTACCTGTCCGCCGGGTTCAATCTCGCCTATCGAAACATCCGTTATGGCGGCTCCCCACCGTCCCTCGCGCGCAACTCGCCGGATGTGGTTCAGATCGGCCCCAATTCGGACGGGCTGCACGTCACGTTCGACGAAGTCGCCGCCTACGACCGGCGATGCTTTCCGGCGCCTCGCGACTCGTTCCTTCGCTGCTGGCTAAACAACCCAAGCTATGCCGTCGTTTCCGACGGCCGGTTGAAGGGTTACGGAACTATCCGGCGATGCTGGGAAGGCTTCAAAATCGGCCCGCTCTTCGCCGATGACGCCGCCGTCGCCGATGAGTTGTTTCGAGCGCTTTGCCATCGAACAGACGGCGAAGGCCCCGTTTTCCTTGATGTCCCGGAACCGAATGCTGCCGCCGTGAAGCTGGCCGAAAGCAACGGCCTGAAGAAAGTTTTCGAAACCGCCCGAATCTACACCGGCCCCGCGCCGGACATCGATCTCGATAAAGTGTTCGGCGTGACCACCTTTGAATTAGGCTAGCTCGCCGCCTGAAGGGCGACTCGGAACTGCTCGTTGTAGAGGCGCGAATACAAACCCTCGTTCCGTAAGAGCTGGCGGTGGGTGCCGATCTCGGTGACGATGCCGCGCTCCAGGACGACGATCTTCTCGGCCTTGACGATCGTCGAGAGCCGGTGGGCGATGACGAAGCTCGTCCGTCCCGCCATCAGATTGTCGAGCGCCGCCTGAAGCAGCGCCTCTGTCTGCGAATCGAGCGACGACGTCGCCTCGTCTAAGATCAAGATTCGAGGGTCGGCCAGCAACGCGCGAGCGATGGCGACCCGCTGCTTCTCGCCGACCGAGAGCTTGATCCCCTCCTCGCCGATCCGCGTTTCGTACCCGTCCGGCAGCGCAGCGATCGCATCGTGAATACTCGCCGCCCGGGCCGCTTCCTCAACCTCCTCGTCCGTCGCCTCCATCCTGCCGTAGCGGATGTTCTCCCGAATGGTCGTGTTGAAGAGGATGCTCTCCTGAGCCACCACTCCGACCTGAGAACGATACGAGGAGATCTGCGTATCTCGCAAGTCGATGTCGTCCAACATGATCCGCCCCGAAGTCGGATCGTAATGGCGGAGCAACAGGCTCGCGAGGGTGGTCTTCCCGCTCCCCGAGAAGCCGACCAAGGCGACCATCTCGCCGGGATTCACGGTGAAGTCGATCCCTTTCAAAACCGGCTGCCCCGGTTCGTATTCGAACCATACATCCTCGAACCGCACCTCGCCCCGGATCTTTGGCATCGGCAGCGCGCCCGGCAGGTCCAGCACCTCGTTCTTAGTATCGAGGGTGCGGAAGATTCGCTCCAGCGCGGCCTGGGTCCGGGCGATCGGATCGAGGCTCACGAGGAACCTAACGATCGGGCCATACACGTA
This window encodes:
- a CDS encoding GNAT family N-acetyltransferase, with translation MPRYRVDIRAMKREEVDWAVQLAAKEGWNPGLSDAECFYRTDPEGFLIGLLDGEPVGCISAVRYPEGFGFMGFYIVLPEHRGKGYSLDLWKVAMDRMQGYNAGGDGVVEMIPKYLSAGFNLAYRNIRYGGSPPSLARNSPDVVQIGPNSDGLHVTFDEVAAYDRRCFPAPRDSFLRCWLNNPSYAVVSDGRLKGYGTIRRCWEGFKIGPLFADDAAVADELFRALCHRTDGEGPVFLDVPEPNAAAVKLAESNGLKKVFETARIYTGPAPDIDLDKVFGVTTFELG